DNA sequence from the Deltaproteobacteria bacterium HGW-Deltaproteobacteria-2 genome:
GCTATTGCTAAGGAATATCCGCTCTCCCGCGAACTTTATATGTACACGGATGGAGAAGCAAAGGGTGACGTGGCCAAGTATATTGATTTTGTCAAATCACAGGAAGGACAAAAAATTGTCGTTAAAGAGGGATTTGTTCCTTTGACGGAAACAAAGGGGAAAAAATCAGCTAAAAGCAAAGAATAACTAGGTACGCTTTTATAGGGTATTGCAGTGAAAACAGATTCTGTAAAAAAGATGGTTCTCTTCGTCTGCACACATAATGCTGTCCGTTCACAGATGGCGGAAGCGTTTTTAAGCAAGATTTACGGAAATCGATACGCGGCCTTTAGTGCCGGTTCCGATCCCGCACAAATTGATCCCCTTGTTGTATCAGTGATGAATGAAATTGGCATTGATGTCAGTCATGCCTATTCCAAAGGATTGGATATGTTTAAAGACTATACCTTCGACTACGTGGTGACCGTCTGCGATCAAGCCAGGGAATCCTGTCCGTATTTTACAGGAGGAAGTTTCCGTATCCATAAAAGTTTTTCCGATCCGTCCATGTTTGATGGACGGCCTGATAACAAAATTAAAGAATATAGAAAAACACGAGATGAAATAAAAACATGGATAGAAAAAGAATTTAAATAAGACTCTGAGGAATAAATCGTGTCCAGACACATTAAAGAAATTATTATTAAGTACATCTTTTTCCTGTTTTCGCTGGTGTCCATTGTTGTTTTGGGACTGATTGTTTTTTCGCTTTTTCGGGAAGGACTACCTATATTGGGGAAAGTATCAGTGCGCGATTTTATTTTCGGCATGGAGTGGTACCCCACTTATGATCCGCCCTCTTTCGGTATTTTCCCGCTAATCATAGGTTCTTTAATTGTTACATTTATGGCTACAATAATTGCTGTGCCATTAGGTGTGCTGGCTGCTATTTATATTTCCGAGATCGCTCCTGCATCCATTAAAGAGATTCTCAAATCGGTTATAGAACTTTTGGCTGGGTTGCCCTCTGTCGTTCTTGGTTTTTTCGGGATGGTGATTATTGCTCCCTGGCTCCAAGAAACATTTGATCTGCCCACAGGCTTAAATATTATTAACGCATCGGTGATTCTGGCCATGATGGCGATACCGACTATTTCCAGTATTTCGGAAGATGCTCTTTATTCCGTTCCCCGTGAGTTCAAAGAGGCGTCTTATGCTTTGGGTGCCACTAAATTTGAAACCATTATACAAGTGATCATTCCGTCAGCAATGTCCGGCATTTCTACAGCGGTAATGCTTGGTATGGCGAGAGCCATCGGCGAAACGATGGTTGTTTTGATGGTGGCCGGTGGTGCGGCGGCTATTCCCGAGAGTATATTTGATTCAGTTCGTCCTATGCCCGCAAGCATTGCAGCAGAAATGGGAGAAGCACCTTTTCGGAGTGCTCATTATCAGTCGCTTTTTGCCATCGGTATTGTTTTATTTTTTCTGACATTAACATTTAACCTGATTGCCGATTATGTCTCCCATAAATTCCGGCAGGTCGGGTCGGGTACATTGTAAACGGAAATAATATGAATTCGTTAAAAAATAATTCAATGAAGTGGCGCTATTTTAAACAGGCTCTTTTTTTCGGCACGGTGCGTTTATCGGCATTGATTATTGTTTTGGCCTTGGGCGGCATACTGTTTTATATTATTGTGAACGGTATTGGTGCAATCAGCTGGGATTTTGTTACCAAAACTCCGACCGATTCCATGACAAAGGGCGGCATCATGCCTGCCATTCTGGGTACGATCTATTTAACCATAGGGGCCATTGCCGTAGGATTGCCCCTAGGCATTGCCTCAGCAATATATTTGACAGAATATGCCATTCAAAGCAGATTTATACGCTTTATAAAAGTCGGCATCAATTGTCTGGCCGGTGTCCCTTCAGTTGTTTTTGGTTTATTCGGGCTGGGTTTTTTCGTTATCTTCATGAAATTCGGTTCGAGTATCTTATCCGGATCTCTCACTTTGGGTTTTCTGATTCTCCCGACAATTATTGGTGCCGCGGAAGAAGCATTGAAAGCTGTGCCTCAGACTTTTCGAGAGGCATCACTTTCGCTGGGTGTGTCTAAATGGCAGACAACTTATAGAATTGTTTTACCTAACGCCATGCCTGGAATTCTGACAGGATCTATTTTAGGCATAGGGCGTGCTGCCGGAGAAACAGCTCCTATTATGTTTACCGCTGCTGCATATTTTACCACCAAACTGCCCGGTTCTGTTTTTGATGAAGTGATGGCGCTGCCGTATCACATTTATGTATTGGCAACGGCTGGAACGAATATTGAGGCAACAAGACCTATACAGTTTGGTACAGTACTTGTTTTAGTTGCCGTTGTTCTGGGAATTGATCTGTTTGCGATTATTATTCGCAGTTACATGAGAAGAAATAAAAGGTGGTAAGAATGGATTCCAGTATTATTAAATTGAATAACGTAAATTTCTATTACGGGCAAAGTCGTGCCCTGACGAATATTTCGATGAAGTTTGTAAAAAATAAAGTCACGGCTCTTATCGGACCTTCGGGATGCGGCAAATCCACGCTGTTGAGACTTTTGAACCGAATGAATGATTTAATTAGCGGGACGAGAGTTGAAGGAGAAATACTTTTTGAAGATAAAAATATCTATGCGCCGGATATTGATCCGGTCGAAATACGCCGAAAGATTGGGATGGTTTTTCAGAAACCCAATCCCTTTCCCAAAACAATTTACAATAATATTTCCTATGGACCGAAGCTTACAGGCATTGGAACGGGGAATATGGATGCTTTGGTCGAGCAGAGCCTGAAACAGGCCGTATTATGGGACGAAGTGAAGGATATTTTAAATAAATCAGCAATGAATCTTTCCGGTGGCCAGCAGCAGAGGCTTTGTATTGCCCGTGCGTTGGCTATGAAGCCGGACATTTTACTGATGGATGAACCTACTTCTGCGCTTGATCCCATTTCTACAGCGAAAATTGAAGAGTTGATTGAAGAATTGAAAAAGAACTATACTATAATTATAGTTACTCATAATATGCAGCAGGCGGCCAGGATTTCCGATGAGACAGCGTTCTTTTATATAGGAAACTTAGTCGAGTATAATAAGACGGATAAAATATTTACTAATCCGGATATAAAACAGACAGAAGATTATATTACTGGCAGATTCGGGTAAGGATTAACTGGAGGATCAATTATGGAAGAAAAACGACATACCAGTTTGCATTATGAAAAAGAATTGCAGGAAATAAAGAATAATCTGATTTATCTTGGCGCTGTAACGGAAAAAGCTATTCAGAATGCGATGAAATCTCTGTCGGAAAGAAACTCCAACATGGCGCGTAAGGTTATCAAAGACGATGATGAAATTGATAAAATGGATGCGGATATAGAAGAACGGTGTATAAGAATACTTGCTTTGCGTCAGCCCACGGCGATAGATTTAAGATTTATTACAACAGCGATAAAAATTACAGGACATCTGGAAAGAATCGGCGATATGGCAGTTAACATCGCGGAAAAAGCCATTCAGCTCAATGAAGAACCGATACTGAAGCCATATATTGATTTGCCGCGTATGGCTGACCTCGTTGGAGAAATGATCAAAGACTCTTTGGATAGTTTTATCAGAAATGATTTAAATATGGCCGATAAAGTCCGGCGGACGGAACAGGTCACCGATGATCTCAACGAACAAATCTTCCGCGAACTTCTGACATTTATGATGGAGGATTCCAAAACTATTCATCGGGCTTTAATGATTATGCAGGTATCAAAAAATTTGGAGCGTATTGCCGATCACACTAAAGGCATTGCGGATATGGTCACTTATATGGTTACCGGTGAAAACGTAAGACACCAAACTTCAATCATCAGCGGCGAGGAATCAGCTTGAAAAAAAATCTTTTTTACAAAATATTTTTTAGCTACCTTGTCATAATATGTATATCTTTTTTTCTTTTAGATGTTTTCATGCGTAACGAGGTAAGGGAGGTACTTACTGCCAAAATTGAAACGGAATTATTTTCCTATGCTCAGCTTATTGACCTGAGCTCTCCCCGGAAAATATCAAATCAGTTGGAGCAAGTTGCGAAAATATCGAATTCCAGAGTTACTTTGATTGACGCTCAAGGAAATGTTTTTGCTGATTCAGAAAAAGACATTGCCAACCTGGAAAATCATTTTAACCGCCCGGAATTGCAGGAAGCGAGACTGCGGGGCAAAGGTAAGTCGGTGCGATTTAGTAATTCGCTGGGCATTGATATGCTATACGTAGCCGTTACAATCAAAGATGGGGCAAGAACTACCGGTTATGTTCGTCTGGCACGTCCTCTACATGATGTGCAGAATGTGATCGACAAAGTATATCAATATATTCTTCTCTCACTATTCATAGTGGCAATTATTTCGCTCATGATTGCGCTGTTCTTTTCTTACCGCCTGGCTGCGCCAATTAGATCTATGGAAAAATTTACCGAAAGATTACGGCAGGGAGAGCAGGTTGGAACAATTATTTTAGATACAGCAGATGAAACCAAAACACTGGCCGATAATATTAATTTTCTTGTTGAAGAACTGAAAAACAAAATCAGAACTGCCAATGAGGAGAAAAGTAAATTAATGACGGCCTTTACCAGCATAAACGAAGGCGTCTTAATTATTAATGAGCAAAACATAATAGAGTTTGTCAGTCCCGTTCTAAATAATATGTTGGCTGTTCAATACGATGACGTATACGGAAAGACACTAATGGAAGCTTTTCGCAATATTGATTTACAAAAATCTTTTTTGGAATTTAAAGAAGCACACACAAATGTGTCTCGAGAAATTACTATGGGTACTGTAGAACCGATTATCTTAAGTGTCAGCATATCAACGGTTCATGGCCATCCCGATGAAGAAAAAACTATGATTGTCTTTCACGACGTAACCAGGCTTAAAAAGCTTGAACAAATACGAGTTGATTTTGTAGCCAATGTTACTCACGAGATCAAGACACCACTTACGGCGATAATTGGATATTTAGATACAATCAAAGACGGCGCAATAAATAATATTGAGGAAACAAAAAGATTTATTGATGTAATTTTAAAACAAGCCGAAAGACTTAATCGCCTCGTTGAAGATCTGCTGACAATATCAAATATTGAAATGAAAGAAACAAAGCTTAATTTCGAAAGTGTCTCCTTAAATGCAGCTTTAACTAATGTTATTTCTCTGGTGGAAGCCAAAGCGAAGTTAAAAAATATTACTATTCAAAACGATGTGAGCGAAAATATTGCTCAAATCAAAGCTGACAAAGATAAGCTTACGCAAATATTTGTCAATGTTTTAGATAATGCGGTTAAATTTACACCGGAGTCGGGCACTGTCGTCATCAAAACTGATGAAGCTGGTGCTTATACAGTAGTATCGATTAGTGACACGGGTATCGGTGTGCCCAAAGATGAAATTCAACGGTTAGGAGAACGTTTTTATCGAGTGGATAGATCTCGTTCGCGCGATTTGGGCGGAACCGGGCTGGGACTATCAATTGTTAAGCATCTTATGATAGCACACGAAGGCAAGATGGAAATCGAAAGTCAATTGGGTCGCGGCACAAAAGTGTCTTTATTTTTCCCCATAGTAAAAGGATAAAAATGGAATGGGGTTCACCGGTTTTTCTTTTCATCAATATCACCCGGATACATCATGGCCTCCGGTCCCCGCTCGCGTGTGCGGACGCGAATGACATCCTCGACAGGCGTAACAAAAATAATGCCGTCGCCCGTCTCGCCCGTATAAGCCGATTTCAGAATCGCTTCAATCGCAGCGTCAAGGTTGCGTTTGTTCAAAACAATATTAATTTGTATCTTGGGAAGCATGTTGACCTGATAGGTTCCGGCGCGTCCGACCAGCTGAATCCCTCCCTGGCGTCCATGACCGCGCACCTCAAACATATTCATGCCCACAATGCCTATCTCATTAAGGGCTTCCCGGACATCGTTTACTTTATCTTCGCGAATAATTGCTTCGATTTTTTTCAGCATGGCAAAATCTCCAATGTATAAAAGCTGTAACTGTTATGTTGTCTATGAGTATGATCTTTCTCCATGGGAACTGATATCCAGCCCCACTTCTTCTTCCATCGGGCTTACCCGCAATCCGATGCTCATGTTCAACGCCTTGGCCAGCACATAGGTCATACCGAAGGAAAAAGCGATGGTGACGATGACAGCAATGATCTGAATAGCAAGCTGGCTGGGATTACCAAAAAATAACCCGTTGGCTCCATCGGCGTTAACGGCTACTGTAGCGAATAAACCCGTGGCAATGGTGCCCCAGGTGCTGGCCATGCCGTGACAAGCCCAGACATCAAGCGATTCGTCCAGTTTGCGTCGATCCCGGAAACGCATAGTATAATAAGAAAGAGGCGCGGCTACGGCCCCGATAATCATAGCAGCCAAAGGTGTAATATAACCGCAAGCCGGTGTCACCGCCGCCAGGCCGACAACCATTCCTGTGGCGATCCCCAGGGTGCTGGGTCTGCCGTCCAACCAGGAGAGCAGCATCCAGACCAGACCGGCGGTTGCCGCTGAGGTGTTGGTCGTCACTAAAGCATTTACCGCCACACCATTTGCCCCGAGAGCACTGCCTGCGTTAAAGCCGAACCAACCGACCCACAGCAATCCGGTTCCCAAAACCGTTAGCGGAATATTGTTCGGTTCCATCGGAACATTACTGTAGCCTTTGCGCGGACCGATAACTAAAGCAAACGCTAATGCGGAAAATCCGGCAGCAATATGCACAACCGTCCCGCCGGCAAAATCGAGAACGCCCATTTCCTTTAGCCAGCCACCTTGTCCCCAGACCCAGTGGCAAAGAGGATCATATACCAGCGTCGCCCAGAGAAGACTGAAAAGCAGA
Encoded proteins:
- the pstA gene encoding phosphate ABC transporter, permease protein PstA gives rise to the protein MNSLKNNSMKWRYFKQALFFGTVRLSALIIVLALGGILFYIIVNGIGAISWDFVTKTPTDSMTKGGIMPAILGTIYLTIGAIAVGLPLGIASAIYLTEYAIQSRFIRFIKVGINCLAGVPSVVFGLFGLGFFVIFMKFGSSILSGSLTLGFLILPTIIGAAEEALKAVPQTFREASLSLGVSKWQTTYRIVLPNAMPGILTGSILGIGRAAGETAPIMFTAAAYFTTKLPGSVFDEVMALPYHIYVLATAGTNIEATRPIQFGTVLVLVAVVLGIDLFAIIIRSYMRRNKRW
- a CDS encoding transcriptional regulator (indirectly regulates nitrogen metabolism; at high nitrogen levels P-II prevents the phosphorylation of NR-I, the transcriptional activator of the glutamine synthetase gene (glnA); at low nitrogen levels P-II is uridylylated to form PII-UMP and interacts with an adenylyltransferase (GlnE) that activates GlnA); translation: MKKIEAIIREDKVNDVREALNEIGIVGMNMFEVRGHGRQGGIQLVGRAGTYQVNMLPKIQINIVLNKRNLDAAIEAILKSAYTGETGDGIIFVTPVEDVIRVRTRERGPEAMMYPGDIDEKKNR
- the phoU gene encoding phosphate transport system regulatory protein PhoU codes for the protein MEEKRHTSLHYEKELQEIKNNLIYLGAVTEKAIQNAMKSLSERNSNMARKVIKDDDEIDKMDADIEERCIRILALRQPTAIDLRFITTAIKITGHLERIGDMAVNIAEKAIQLNEEPILKPYIDLPRMADLVGEMIKDSLDSFIRNDLNMADKVRRTEQVTDDLNEQIFRELLTFMMEDSKTIHRALMIMQVSKNLERIADHTKGIADMVTYMVTGENVRHQTSIISGEESA
- a CDS encoding low molecular weight phosphatase family protein encodes the protein MVLFVCTHNAVRSQMAEAFLSKIYGNRYAAFSAGSDPAQIDPLVVSVMNEIGIDVSHAYSKGLDMFKDYTFDYVVTVCDQARESCPYFTGGSFRIHKSFSDPSMFDGRPDNKIKEYRKTRDEIKTWIEKEFK
- a CDS encoding ammonia channel protein; amino-acid sequence: MGAQISAGDTAWILVCCSLVLLMTPALAFFYGGMVRRKNVLSTLTLSYIFMSLIGVQWVLYGYSLSFGSDIGGLIGGLNFLGFQGVGAEPNTAYAKTIPHELFASFQMMFAVITPALITGAFVERVKFKSFLLFSLLWATLVYDPLCHWVWGQGGWLKEMGVLDFAGGTVVHIAAGFSALAFALVIGPRKGYSNVPMEPNNIPLTVLGTGLLWVGWFGFNAGSALGANGVAVNALVTTNTSAATAGLVWMLLSWLDGRPSTLGIATGMVVGLAAVTPACGYITPLAAMIIGAVAAPLSYYTMRFRDRRKLDESLDVWACHGMASTWGTIATGLFATVAVNADGANGLFFGNPSQLAIQIIAVIVTIAFSFGMTYVLAKALNMSIGLRVSPMEEEVGLDISSHGERSYS
- the pstC gene encoding phosphate ABC transporter permease subunit PstC, with amino-acid sequence MSRHIKEIIIKYIFFLFSLVSIVVLGLIVFSLFREGLPILGKVSVRDFIFGMEWYPTYDPPSFGIFPLIIGSLIVTFMATIIAVPLGVLAAIYISEIAPASIKEILKSVIELLAGLPSVVLGFFGMVIIAPWLQETFDLPTGLNIINASVILAMMAIPTISSISEDALYSVPREFKEASYALGATKFETIIQVIIPSAMSGISTAVMLGMARAIGETMVVLMVAGGAAAIPESIFDSVRPMPASIAAEMGEAPFRSAHYQSLFAIGIVLFFLTLTFNLIADYVSHKFRQVGSGTL
- the pstB gene encoding phosphate ABC transporter ATP-binding protein, whose translation is MDSSIIKLNNVNFYYGQSRALTNISMKFVKNKVTALIGPSGCGKSTLLRLLNRMNDLISGTRVEGEILFEDKNIYAPDIDPVEIRRKIGMVFQKPNPFPKTIYNNISYGPKLTGIGTGNMDALVEQSLKQAVLWDEVKDILNKSAMNLSGGQQQRLCIARALAMKPDILLMDEPTSALDPISTAKIEELIEELKKNYTIIIVTHNMQQAARISDETAFFYIGNLVEYNKTDKIFTNPDIKQTEDYITGRFG